In the genome of Actinomadura graeca, one region contains:
- a CDS encoding DUF397 domain-containing protein yields MDLTQARWRRASHSTVENDNCVEVAGVASVVVVRDSKDPDGPKLLINHNDFRHFAGILKSLQLGS; encoded by the coding sequence GGTGGCGCAGGGCATCGCACAGCACGGTGGAGAACGACAACTGTGTTGAGGTCGCCGGTGTGGCGAGCGTCGTAGTGGTCCGGGACAGCAAAGATCCCGACGGCCCCAAGCTCCTCATCAATCACAACGATTTCCGTCACTTCGCCGGAATCCTTAAGTCTCTCCAACTAGGTTCCTAA
- a CDS encoding DUF397 domain-containing protein codes for MDLSKAVWRKASRSTVQNDNCVELAAIASVVVFRDSKDPNGLKIPISRNAFLDLTDTLKDL; via the coding sequence ATGGACCTGAGCAAGGCAGTCTGGCGCAAGGCTTCGCGAAGCACGGTTCAGAACGACAACTGTGTTGAGCTCGCCGCCATTGCGAGCGTCGTCGTCTTCCGGGACAGTAAAGATCCCAACGGTCTCAAGATCCCCATCAGCCGTAACGCTTTCCTCGATCTCACAGACACCCTCAAGGATCTTTAG